A part of Ammospiza nelsoni isolate bAmmNel1 chromosome 9, bAmmNel1.pri, whole genome shotgun sequence genomic DNA contains:
- the CDC7 gene encoding cell division cycle 7-related protein kinase: MEAVLKSPCDEQHPQQAEDFHGNLEQSSKPSAGVKKDIEKLYEAVPQLVNVFKIKEKIGEGTFSSVYLATAQLQTGYEEKMALKHLIPTSHPLRIAAELQCLTVAGGQDNVMGVKYCFRKNDHVVIVMPYLEHESFLDILNSLSFEEVREYMFNLFKALRRIHHFGIVHRDVKPSNFLYNRQLKKYALVDFGLAQGTPDTKIELLKTAHSEDQQGSCLQMNPIVTLENGVSVSVTAPKQIAQQSASKAADRRSSSLSKVQMKQGRGGKEDSVHHSVQRSVFGERNFNVYSSTYQENSSTKLIKQSKVIDVSSRKLVTKKKIISTRTVSSGAARKAASACPLNLPCDCYATDRVCSVCLSRRQQVAPRAGTPGFRAPEVLTKCPTQTTAIDMWSAGIIFLSLLSGRYPFFKASDDLTALAQIMTVRGSRETIQAARTFGKSVVCTQVVPTQNLRTLCEKLRGTNSSCKGSQGEGPSRSENNTALSVAAEKPCAPETLGKQIQHLQSLQEADGALETKEADMKGWDQVPDEAYDLLDKLLDLNPATRITAKEALLHPFFKDIRL; this comes from the exons ATGGAGGCGGTGTTGAAGTCTCCCTGTGATGAACAGCACCCTCAGCAGGCTGAAGACTTCCACGGGaatctggagcagagcagcaagcCTTCAG CAGGAGTAAAAAAAGATATTGAAAAACTTTATGAAGCAGTGCCACAGCTTGTAAATGTGttcaaaataaaggaaaaaatcgGGGAAG GTACTTTTAGTTCTGTTTACTTGGCCACAGCACAGCTACAAACAggatatgaggaaaaaatggcTCTAAAACACTTGATTCCAACCAGCCACCCTCTGCGAATAGCTGCTGAACTTCAGTGCCTCACAGTGGCAGG GGGACAAGATAATGTTATGGGAGTTAAATACTGCTTTAGGAAAAACGATCACGTTGTTATTGTTATGCCATATCTGGAGCACGAGTCCTTCTTG GACATTTTGAATTCCCTTTCCTTTGAAGAAGTGAGGGAATACATGTTCAACCTGTTTAAAGCGTTGAGGCGCATCCATCACTTCGGCATTGTTCACCGTGATGTCAAGCCCAGCAACTTCCTCTACAACAGGCAGCTGAAAAA GTATGCCTTGGTAGATTTTGGCTTGGCACAAGGAACCCCTGATACGAAAATTGAGCTTCTTAAAACTGCCCACTCTGAAGACCAGCAGGGAAGTTGCTTGCAAATGAATCCCATTGTAACCTTGGAAAATGGGGTTTCTGTCAGTGTCACAGCACCCAAACAGATAGCTCAACAGTCAGCCTCAAAAGCAGCTGACAGAAGGTCCAGCTCACTTTCAAAAGTACAGATGAAacaaggaagaggaggaaag GAGGACTCTGTGCACCATTCTGTCCAGCGCTCTGTCTTCGGAGAGAGGAATTTCAATGTCTACAGCTCCACATACCAGGAGAACTCAAGCACAAAA CTCATAAAACAATCAAAGGTGATAGATGTTTCATCTAGGAAGCTGGTAACAAAGAAGAAGATTATTTCTACCAGAACtgtgagcagtggggcagcCAGGAAAGCTGCCAGTGCTTGCCCTTTAAACCTGCCCTGTGACTGTTATGCAACGGACAGAGTCTGCAGTGTTTGCCTTTCAAG GCGTCAGCAAGtggctcccagggcaggaacACCTGGATTCAGAGCACCAGAAGTATTAACAAAGTGCCCCACTCAGACCACAG CAATAGACATGTGGTCTGCAGGAATCATATTCCTTTCTCTACTCAGTGGACGGTATCCATTTTTCAAAGCAAGTGATGATTTAACTGCTTTGGCACAAATCATGACAGTTCGTGGATCCAGAGAAACCATTCAGGCTGCTAGAACTTTTG GAAAATCAGTTGTGTGTACCCAAGTTGTCCCAACTCAAAACCTACGAACCCTCTGTGAAAAGCTGAGAGGAACAAATAGCAGCTGTAAGGGATCTCAGGGGGAAGGGCCCAGCAGGTCTGAAAACAACACAGCTCTGTCAGTTGCAGCAGAAAAACCCTGTGCTCCTGAGACACTTGGAAAACAAATTCAACACTTACAGAGTCTTCAGGAAGCTGATGGTGCTTTGGAAACGAAGGAAGCTGACATGAAAGGATGGGATCAGGTTCCTGATGAAGCCTATGACCTACTTGATAAGCTACTAGACTTAAACCCTGCAACAAGAATAACTGCAAAAGAGGCTTTGCTGCatcctttttttaaagacatAAGGCTCTGA